Proteins encoded together in one Vigna angularis cultivar LongXiaoDou No.4 chromosome 5, ASM1680809v1, whole genome shotgun sequence window:
- the LOC108340585 gene encoding auxin response factor 4: MEFDLNHEVTEVEKNAFGDREREKDAGVSCWSSSTSSSSSSSSARVSSSYLELWHACAGPLTSLPKKGNVVVYFPQGHLEQVASFSPFTPMEIPSYDLQPQIFCRVVNVQLLANKENDEVYTQVTLLPQPELEGMNSEGKELEEFGAEEEGDERSPTKSTPHMFCKTLTASDTSTHGGFSVPRRAAEDCFPPLDYKQQRPSQELVAKDLHGVEWKFRHIYRGQPRRHLLTTGWSIFVSQKNLVSGDAVLFLRGENGELRLGIRRAVRPRNDLPESVIGSQNCYPNVLSSVANAVSTKSKFHVFYSPRESHADFVVPYQRYVKSIKNPVSIGARFKMRLEMDESQERRCNSGTMIATSDLDPYRWPKSKWRCLMVRWDEDIETNHQDRVSPWEIDPSAPLPPLSIQSSPRLKKLRTGLQVASPSQLITARGSGLVGFEESVRSPKVLQGQENAGFVSLYYGCDTVTKPLGFEMSSPSHPNLGSAEVRKATSSEISSVHPFSYAGFVETNRFPRVLQGQEICPLKSLTGKIDLNLGTWGMPNLGFNLHQATKPNFQPTLFPYGDIHQAVQPSLFCSKSTTFQRENVPFNKPSTQAGIIVNEVGQPELPNEHKLQDNLSAAAALGAANMGVPNDNNVQGKVNACKLFGFSLSGETTAQNLQNSAKRSCTKVHKQGSLVGRAIDLSRLSSYNDLLIELERLFGMEGLLKDPNNGWRILYTDSENDIMVVGDDPWHEFCDVVSKIHIYTQEEVEKMTIGIISDDTHSCLEEAPIITEASKSSSVGQPDYSPTAVRV, encoded by the exons ATGGAATTTGATCTGAACCATGAAGTGACTGAGGTTGAGAAGAATGCATTCGGTGATAGGGAACGTGAGAAAGATGCTGGTGTCAGTTGCTGGTcctcttccacttcttcatcttccagTTCCTCTTCGGCTCGTGTGTCCTCTTCTTACCTTGAACTTTGGCATGCTTGTGCTGGCCCCCTCACTTCTCTTCCCAAGAAAGGAAATGTGGTGGTCTATTTTCCACAAGGTCACTTAGAACAGGTTGCCTCTTTCTCTCCTTTCACACCAATGGAGATTCCCTCTTATGATCTTCAGCCACAGATCTTTTGCAGGGTTGTCAATGTCCAGCTACTT GCCAACAAGGAGAATGATGAGGTTTATACACAGGTTACTTTGCTTCCTCAGCCGGAG TTGGAAGGGATGAATTCAGAGGGCAAAGAACTTGAGGAATTTGGAGCAGAAGAGGAGGGAGATGAAAGATCACCAACTAAATCAACCCCTCACATGTTTTGCAAAACACTAACTGCCTCGGATACCAGCACACATGGGGGCTTTTCTGTTCCTCGTAGAGCTGCGGAAGACTGTTTTCCTCCTTTG GATTATAAGCAGCAGAGGCCTTCACAAGAGCTCGTTGCCAAAGACCTGCATGGTGTGGAGTGGAAGTTTCGTCACATTTACCGAG GTCAGCCAAGGCGGCATCTACTCACTACTGGTTGGAGTATTTTTGTTAGCCAAAAGAATCTTGTTTCTGGTGATGCAGTGCTCTTTTTAAG AGGTGAAAATGGTGAACTGAGATTGGGAATCAGAAGAGCTGTTCGACCTAGAAATGATCTTCCTGAATCAGTTATTGGTAGCCAGAACTGCTACCCGAATGTCCTTTCTTCCGTGGCAAATGCAGTATCCACCAAAAGCAAGTTTCATGTTTTCTACAGTCCAAG GGAAAGTCATGCAGACTTTGTTGTTCCATATCAAAGATATGTCAAAAGCATCAAGAATCCAGTGAGCATTGGAGCAAGATTCAAAATGAGACTCGAAATGGATGAATCTCAAGAAAGAAG GTGTAATAGTGGCACAATGATTGCAACTAGTGATTTGGATCCTTACAGATGGCCAAAATCAAAATGGAGGTGCTTGATG GTCAGATGGGATGAGGATATTGAGACTAATCATCAAGATCGAGTATCTCCATGGGAGATTGATCCTTCTGCTCCTCTGCCCCCTTTGAGCATTCAGTCTTCCCCAAGACTGAAGAAACTGCGGACAGGTCTACAGGTTGCCTCACCTAGTCAACTCATCACTG CACGAGGCAGTGGGTTGGTGGGTTTTGAGGAGTCTGTAAGATCACCCAAGGTCTTGCAAGGTCAAGAAAATGCTGGTTTTGTGTCACTCTACTACGGATGTGACACGGTAACCAAGCCACTAGGTTTTGAGATGAGTTCTCCTAGTCATCCAAATCTTGGATCAGCTGAAGTAAGAAAGGCTACCTCTTCTGAGATTAGTAGTGTTCACCCTTTCAGTTATGCAGGCTTTGTGGAAACTAACAGGTTTCCGAGGGTCTTGCAAGGTCAAGAAATATGTCCATTGAAATCCCTGACAGGAAAGATTGATTTGAATCTTGGTACCTGGGGAATGCCCAATCTGGGTTTCAACCTCCACCAGGCAACCAAACCCAACTTTCAACCTACATTGTTCCCTTATGGGGACATTCACCAAGCTGTTCAACCTAGTTTGTTTTGCTCAAAATCCACCACTTTCCAAAGAGAAAATGTCCCATTTAATAAACCATCCACTCAGGCAGGGATCATTGTAAATGAAGTTGGACAACCAGAACTCCCAAATGAGCATAAGCTGCAGGACAATCTTTCTGCTGCTGCTGCATTAGGGGCTGCAAATATGGGGGTTCCTAATGACAATAACGTCCAGGGAAAAGTAAATGCCTGCAAACTATTCGGGTTTTCTTTATCTGGGGAAACCACTGCCCAAAATTTACAGAACTCTGCTAAAAGGAGCTGCACAAAG GTTCACAAGCAAGGCAGCTTAGTTGGAAGAGCTATTGATCTTTCAAGACTGAGCAGCTACAATGATCTGCTGATTGAACTAGAGAGACTATTTGGCATGGAAGGCCTTCTAAAAGATCCTAACAACGGATGGAGGATCCTCTACACTGATAGTGAGAATGACATAATGGTTGTGGGGGATGACCCTTGGCA TGAGTTTTGTGATGTGGTGTCCAAGATCCATATATATACCCAAGAAGAGGTGGAAAAAATGACAATTGGGATCATCAGTGATGACACTCATAGCTGTTTGGAAGAGGCACCAATCATTACGGAGGCTTCGAAGTCTTCCTCTGTGGGTCAGCCAGATTATTCTCCAACAGCAGTTAGAGTCTAA